A portion of the Bactrocera neohumeralis isolate Rockhampton chromosome 2, APGP_CSIRO_Bneo_wtdbg2-racon-allhic-juicebox.fasta_v2, whole genome shotgun sequence genome contains these proteins:
- the LOC126757533 gene encoding uncharacterized protein LOC126757533: MNSIVVTCFLVLLATLSAHVASNYTPAADPPPRCRPGLIVDCNLQNENLVWCKDENNECKTILNSCIFDQANCARYRLGRPLLQLISKDECQRLCVNDCSNAPQDIICTHRDGKYCTFPSQCEWTKHLCNTGEFWFQEGPLPCGSNPVQCFP; this comes from the exons ATGAATTCGATTGTAGTGACTTGTTTCTTAGTACTGTTGGCTACACTATCTGCGCACGTAGCGTCTAATTATACCCCAGCTGCTGATCCACCTCCAAGATGTAGACCAGGACTTATTGTGGATTGTAACCTTCAGAACGAAAACCTGGTTTGGTGTAAGGATGAGAATAATGAGTGTAAAACGATTTTGAACTCATGTATTTTCGATCAAGCCAACTGTGCGCGTTACCGACTGGGACGGCCAC TACTGCAATTAATATCGAAGGATGAATGCCAAAGGTTATGTGTCAATGATTGTTCCAATGCACCACAAGATATAATATGTACTCATCGAGATGGAAAATATTGCACTTTCCCCAGCCAATGCGAATGGACGAAGCATTTATGCAATACGGGCGAAT TTTGGTTCCAGGAGGGTCCACTTCCATGTGGTTCAAATCCAGTTCAGTGCTTTCCTTAA